CCTCGGCCCGCGGGCGCAGCCCCTGACCACGGCGCTCGTATCCTTCGTGGTGGGTGCCGGCCGGGGGCGCGACCTGCCGGCCATCATCGACCGGCTGGTGGCGAGGGCGGCCACCTCACGCCACCACGAGGTGGCCGAGGTCCGGTCGGTGGTGGAGCTGAGCGAGGACCAGCGCACCCGGCTCGCCGCCGCGCTGTCCAACGCCACCGGGAAGCAGGTCGAGGTCAAGGTGATCATCGACCCGACCATCCTCGGCGGCCTGGTCGCCCAGGTCGGCGACACCGTCATCGACGGCTCCGTCCGCCATCGCCTGAACCAGCTACGCGAACGACTCTGAGAGGAACTCGCCGCCCATGGCCGAGCTGACGATCAACCCCGCCGACATCACC
This is a stretch of genomic DNA from Acidimicrobiales bacterium. It encodes these proteins:
- the atpH gene encoding ATP synthase F1 subunit delta, translated to MVADRIEGYASALFEVASVEGTLGDIEDELFRFARTLEGSDELRDALTDASLPASRRQQIVEDLLGPRAQPLTTALVSFVVGAGRGRDLPAIIDRLVARAATSRHHEVAEVRSVVELSEDQRTRLAAALSNATGKQVEVKVIIDPTILGGLVAQVGDTVIDGSVRHRLNQLRERL